From a region of the Microterricola gilva genome:
- the nagA gene encoding N-acetylglucosamine-6-phosphate deacetylase, with protein MSTATVVIHSARLVSGGSIMRDAWVAFSGPLVLAVGAADGWRELAGPQTAVTDAGGHWLTPGFVDIHCHGAGGAAFDDGAEGIRTGLAVHRAHGTTRSVISLVTNTRANLLESLSVIAGLAATDPLVLGSHLEGPFLDLEFKGAHNESLLRQADAGELDAMLDAAAGTLRQITLAPELPGATAAIGRFVDAGVAVAVGHTAADYEQSRAAFDAGASILTHAFNGMRGIHHRAPGPVAAATHTPGVTLEVINDGTHVHPEVVRMAFASAPGRIALITDAMAATGSADGEYMLGALAVTVQGGVARLVEGGSIAGSTLTLDDAVRRAVNEVGVDMATAIDAVTAVPARTIGRAADLGALAVGFAADAVIMRDDFSVAAVWANGTPLPA; from the coding sequence GTGAGTACTGCAACCGTTGTCATCCATTCCGCCCGCCTCGTCAGCGGAGGCTCCATCATGCGTGATGCGTGGGTGGCCTTCTCCGGCCCGCTCGTCCTCGCCGTCGGCGCGGCAGACGGCTGGCGTGAGCTGGCCGGGCCGCAGACAGCCGTCACCGACGCCGGCGGCCACTGGCTGACGCCGGGATTCGTCGACATCCACTGTCACGGCGCAGGCGGCGCCGCCTTCGACGACGGCGCCGAGGGCATCCGCACCGGCCTCGCCGTGCACCGCGCGCACGGCACCACCCGCTCCGTCATCTCGCTCGTCACGAACACGCGCGCCAACCTCCTCGAGAGCCTCAGCGTCATCGCGGGGCTCGCCGCAACCGACCCGCTCGTGCTCGGCTCGCACCTGGAGGGCCCCTTCCTCGACCTCGAGTTCAAGGGAGCGCACAACGAGAGCCTGCTGCGGCAAGCGGATGCCGGCGAGCTCGACGCCATGCTCGACGCCGCGGCCGGCACCCTCCGCCAGATCACACTGGCGCCTGAGCTGCCCGGGGCGACCGCCGCGATCGGCCGTTTCGTCGACGCCGGCGTGGCCGTGGCCGTCGGCCACACCGCGGCCGACTACGAGCAGAGCCGCGCCGCCTTCGACGCCGGTGCCAGCATTCTGACGCATGCCTTCAATGGCATGCGTGGCATCCACCACCGCGCACCCGGCCCCGTGGCCGCGGCGACGCACACGCCGGGGGTCACCCTCGAAGTGATCAACGACGGTACCCACGTGCACCCAGAGGTCGTGCGCATGGCCTTCGCGTCGGCCCCCGGCCGCATCGCCCTCATCACCGACGCCATGGCCGCGACCGGCTCGGCCGACGGCGAGTACATGCTCGGAGCGCTCGCCGTCACTGTGCAGGGCGGCGTCGCCCGACTCGTCGAGGGCGGATCGATCGCCGGCTCGACACTGACGCTCGACGACGCCGTGCGCCGCGCGGTGAACGAGGTCGGTGTCGACATGGCGACCGCAATCGACGCCGTCACCGCCGTGCCGGCCCGCACGATCGGGCGCGCTGCCGATCTCGGTGCCCTGGCCGTCGGTTTCGCGGCAGACGCCGTCATCATGCGCGACGATTTCTCCGTCGCGGCGGTCTGGGCGAACGGTACGCCGCTCCCCGCCTGA
- a CDS encoding 1-phosphofructokinase family hexose kinase has product MILTVTPNAALDLTWWVDRIEPGATHRVPSGMARAGGKSLNVARVAHQQGAAVLAIATAGGTTGAELELELRASGLPHELVPVAASTRRSLALYDAGNDETSIFNEFGENHSDAEWRLLLDAVDAASLDASCLVGSGSLPPRSDAASYDSDDFYPTLVRMAAARGIPSVIDTSGSALLAAADAGATVLKPNREELIAATDIGDPIRAARSLIARGAGLVLLSLGSAGMIAVGSGDEYLSARLPEPLVGNPTGAGDAAVAAVASCFAEAASAEGLGAGTPGTEEILRRATAWSAAAVLMPLAGEISPLHAELAERLIIERHTIPHATESTP; this is encoded by the coding sequence ATGATCCTGACCGTCACCCCGAACGCGGCACTCGACCTGACCTGGTGGGTGGACCGCATCGAGCCAGGCGCGACGCACCGCGTGCCGAGCGGCATGGCGCGCGCTGGCGGCAAGAGCCTGAACGTTGCGCGCGTCGCCCACCAGCAGGGCGCGGCGGTGCTCGCCATCGCCACGGCGGGCGGAACCACGGGCGCAGAGCTCGAGCTCGAGCTGCGCGCAAGCGGCCTGCCCCACGAACTCGTCCCCGTCGCGGCGAGCACCAGGCGCTCCCTGGCCCTCTACGACGCCGGCAACGACGAGACGAGCATCTTCAACGAGTTCGGTGAGAACCACAGCGACGCCGAGTGGCGGCTGCTGCTCGACGCCGTCGACGCTGCATCGCTCGATGCCAGCTGCCTGGTCGGATCCGGCAGCCTGCCGCCCCGCTCCGACGCTGCGAGCTACGACAGCGACGACTTCTACCCCACGCTCGTCCGGATGGCCGCGGCCCGCGGCATCCCGAGCGTCATCGACACGTCAGGCAGTGCACTGCTCGCGGCGGCCGACGCCGGCGCAACCGTGCTGAAGCCCAACCGCGAGGAACTCATCGCCGCGACCGACATCGGCGACCCGATCCGGGCAGCACGCTCCCTGATCGCCCGCGGGGCCGGCCTCGTGCTGCTCTCGCTCGGCAGCGCCGGCATGATCGCCGTCGGCAGCGGCGACGAGTACCTCAGCGCGCGCCTGCCTGAACCCCTCGTCGGCAACCCGACCGGCGCGGGCGACGCCGCCGTCGCCGCCGTCGCGAGCTGCTTCGCCGAGGCCGCGAGCGCCGAGGGACTCGGCGCCGGCACGCCCGGCACCGAGGAGATCCTGCGCCGCGCCACCGCCTGGTCCGCCGCGGCCGTCCTCATGCCGCTGGCCGGCGAGATCTCGCCGCTGCACGCCGAACTGGCCGAGCGGCTCATCATCGAACGCCACACGATCCCGCACGCGACAGAGAGCACACCATGA
- a CDS encoding DeoR/GlpR family DNA-binding transcription regulator yields MNRAERLNAVLDLLADTGQVEVDEIVSKLAVSPATARRDLDTLAEQQLLTRTRGGAVGQTVAYDLPLRYKHQQNADSKVMIAQYASAMTPRGAVVGLCGGTTSTAIASALGARADLMEAGPHANLTVVTNAINIAAQLAMRPQIKTVVTGGVVHSRSYELVGGYADVVLNSIALDIAFIGVNGIDPVLGPTAHDEREANVNRLMATRAARAVLVADSSKIGKKAFATMGDARLFGTLITDTGITPEQRAALTEHGYDVIIAE; encoded by the coding sequence GTGAATCGAGCCGAACGGCTCAATGCCGTGCTGGACCTGCTCGCCGACACCGGTCAGGTTGAGGTCGACGAGATCGTCAGCAAGCTCGCCGTCTCACCGGCCACGGCGAGACGCGATCTCGACACCCTCGCGGAGCAGCAGCTCCTCACCCGCACCCGCGGCGGCGCGGTCGGCCAGACCGTCGCCTACGACCTGCCGCTGCGCTACAAGCACCAGCAGAACGCGGACAGCAAGGTGATGATCGCCCAGTACGCGAGTGCGATGACGCCGCGCGGCGCCGTCGTCGGCCTCTGCGGAGGCACGACGTCGACGGCCATCGCCTCAGCGCTCGGCGCCCGCGCCGACTTGATGGAGGCCGGCCCGCACGCCAACCTCACCGTCGTGACCAATGCGATCAACATCGCCGCCCAGCTGGCGATGCGCCCGCAGATCAAGACGGTCGTCACCGGCGGCGTCGTCCACTCCCGCTCCTACGAGCTCGTCGGCGGCTACGCCGACGTCGTCCTCAACAGCATCGCGCTCGACATCGCTTTCATCGGAGTCAACGGGATCGACCCCGTCCTCGGGCCGACAGCGCACGACGAGCGCGAGGCGAACGTCAACCGGCTCATGGCCACCAGGGCCGCCCGCGCGGTTCTCGTCGCCGATTCCAGCAAGATCGGCAAGAAGGCGTTCGCCACGATGGGCGACGCCCGGCTGTTCGGAACGCTCATCACCGACACCGGGATCACGCCGGAGCAGCGCGCCGCCTTGACCGAGCACGGATATGACGTGATCATCGCCGAGTGA
- a CDS encoding class II fructose-bisphosphate aldolase gives MTLTPTRTLMSDAAAGGTGIGAFNVIHLETAEALVAAAERAGLPVILQISENCAGYHGALEPIALATLAIARASSAPVAVHLDHAEDESLAYAAIELGFGSVMYDGAHLPYEQNVEITARVTERAHAAGVYVEAELGKVGGKDGAHAPGVRTDPAEAASFVAATGVDALAVAVGSSHAMTERSASLDTELIARLHSALAVPLVLHGSSGASDAQIQAAIRAGMTKINVSTHLNGHFTAAVREALTANPALVDSRKYVAPGRTAVTGEAARLLELFALRPSTGATTEGGTP, from the coding sequence ATGACGCTGACCCCCACCCGCACCCTGATGTCGGATGCCGCGGCCGGCGGCACCGGGATCGGCGCGTTCAACGTGATCCACCTCGAGACTGCCGAAGCCCTGGTCGCCGCCGCGGAGCGGGCCGGCCTCCCCGTCATCCTGCAGATCTCGGAGAACTGCGCCGGCTACCACGGCGCTCTCGAACCGATCGCACTGGCCACGCTCGCCATCGCGCGGGCCTCAAGCGCCCCTGTCGCCGTGCACCTCGACCACGCGGAGGACGAGTCACTCGCCTACGCCGCGATCGAGCTCGGCTTCGGATCGGTGATGTACGACGGGGCTCACCTCCCCTACGAGCAGAACGTCGAGATCACGGCCAGGGTCACCGAGAGGGCCCATGCGGCCGGCGTCTACGTCGAGGCCGAACTCGGCAAGGTCGGCGGAAAGGATGGCGCCCACGCGCCGGGAGTGCGGACCGATCCGGCCGAGGCAGCGAGCTTCGTCGCCGCGACGGGTGTCGATGCCCTCGCCGTCGCCGTCGGGTCATCGCACGCCATGACGGAGCGCTCCGCGAGCCTCGACACCGAGCTCATCGCCCGGCTGCACTCCGCGCTCGCCGTTCCGCTCGTGTTGCACGGTTCATCCGGCGCCTCCGACGCGCAGATCCAGGCCGCGATCCGCGCCGGCATGACCAAGATCAACGTGTCCACCCACCTCAACGGCCACTTCACCGCGGCCGTGCGCGAGGCGTTGACCGCGAACCCAGCGCTCGTGGATTCCCGCAAGTACGTTGCGCCGGGGCGCACGGCGGTCACCGGCGAGGCCGCCAGGCTGCTTGAATTGTTCGCGTTGCGCCCGTCGACGGGCGCAACAACCGAGGGGGGAACACCGTGA